The proteins below are encoded in one region of Corynebacterium felinum:
- a CDS encoding galactokinase family protein → MSVWSARFGDDSNPSDQVRTIHLKWAGSTPSAVASAPGTWSLIGEHSDYAGGVVLMTLLQLRAWVAVSPRPDSQVKVCEYVVDDRGVLSQHSTSSAPVGALVHAHCETRAQQLAGLVATMMSRQMLSRETKGVDITVVSEIPPTSGLGGDAAIEVACGLALAAKVDDLDSPPMKAKLADVCFQAACHGDGDWPLRARYTAILRGREGVINIIDYADFSITQASHPLSGSTKSKAVAIIPPHSGADVAALAARQHFVEEATRAFGAESLRLLPDASTRVIDWLKAVHQAGLDMELPPVDQARAWMEFQSKELALVQLVTQAVRSRKVTDVFPAINQSQDLLFSLLGLAGVDREVASLCLSRGAVAARAAFAGVSSTVVAFVPELKFKNFCADLAHDGFGVAPLDFGVPATVDDSDSN, encoded by the coding sequence ATGTCTGTGTGGTCTGCACGTTTCGGCGACGATAGTAACCCTAGTGATCAAGTCCGTACCATTCACCTTAAGTGGGCTGGGAGTACGCCTTCGGCGGTGGCTAGTGCCCCTGGGACGTGGTCATTAATCGGTGAGCACTCAGATTATGCAGGTGGTGTTGTTCTCATGACGCTACTGCAGCTGCGCGCTTGGGTTGCGGTGAGCCCGCGGCCGGATTCGCAGGTGAAGGTGTGTGAATATGTAGTAGACGATCGTGGCGTTTTATCGCAGCACTCGACTAGTAGTGCCCCCGTTGGTGCCTTGGTGCACGCGCACTGCGAGACGCGCGCACAGCAGCTTGCCGGCTTAGTGGCAACGATGATGTCGCGCCAAATGCTCTCGCGGGAGACTAAAGGCGTGGACATCACGGTTGTCTCTGAGATTCCTCCCACTTCAGGGTTGGGTGGCGATGCAGCAATTGAGGTGGCCTGTGGTTTAGCGTTGGCTGCCAAGGTGGATGATCTCGACTCCCCTCCAATGAAGGCAAAACTTGCTGATGTGTGCTTCCAAGCGGCCTGCCATGGTGATGGTGACTGGCCTTTGCGTGCCCGTTATACGGCGATTTTGCGGGGGCGTGAAGGGGTGATCAATATCATTGATTACGCTGATTTTTCCATCACTCAGGCCTCACATCCACTGTCGGGGTCGACGAAATCGAAAGCTGTGGCTATTATTCCGCCACACAGTGGTGCTGATGTTGCCGCGTTGGCTGCGCGGCAGCATTTTGTGGAGGAAGCGACTCGTGCGTTCGGTGCCGAATCCTTGCGTTTGCTTCCCGACGCCAGCACGAGGGTGATTGATTGGCTTAAGGCTGTGCACCAGGCGGGGTTGGATATGGAGTTACCCCCTGTGGATCAGGCACGCGCGTGGATGGAGTTCCAGTCGAAGGAATTAGCTTTAGTGCAGTTGGTTACTCAAGCTGTGCGTTCGCGTAAGGTCACGGATGTTTTTCCGGCGATCAATCAATCCCAAGATTTACTGTTTTCCCTCCTTGGCTTAGCAGGTGTTGACCGTGAGGTTGCCTCGTTGTGCTTAAGCCGTGGCGCGGTAGCTGCCCGTGCTGCTTTTGCTGGGGTTTCTTCTACTGTGGTTGCTTTTGTGCCGGAGTTAAAGTTTAAGAATTTCTGCGCCGATTTAGCTCACGACGGCTTTGGTGTTGCCCCGCTCGATTTCGGTGTGCCCGCTACAGTCGACGACTCCGATTCGAACTAG
- the metE gene encoding 5-methyltetrahydropteroyltriglutamate--homocysteine S-methyltransferase, which produces MISATVTSVPRIGPNRELKKALEGYWNDSTSARELATTATRLHNQYTDALVAAGCDSFPTLGRSYYDQILDLCSIFDVLPERVQNIPSHPNDGLPADIDRYFATARGTAEVAASAMTKWFDTNYHYIVPELSRDTVFKVGYEYLADIREQGVRNPGLRPVLIGPVTFLALSKSIDGSDLFDLLPELTQAYARLISRLARTEGVDYVQLDEPILVTDFDRFNLVRETYTTLAEHANLVVATYFGCANRAIEALSGTGVKGFIADLVTSPSELPAWTGEEFLLAGVVDGRNVWRTDLHQALKLLRSLAARGPVGVSTSCSLLHVPYSLENEQLDEHLRSRLAFGAEKIAEVATLAQALKEGTDLPALETATDATATRSTLGRNRTPLERRRQAQEDLGLPPLPTTTIGSFPQTPEIRRARAQLVRGEITADAYDARMLAEIEDVIARQEALGLDVLVHGEPERNDMVQYFSEQLEGYHATSNGWVQSYGSRCVRPPILFGDVSRPAPMTVRWYEAAQKLTDKPVKGMLTGPVTMLAWSFVRNDQPLAVTADQVAEALREEILDLEKAGARIIQVDEPAIRELLPLRKQDHAEYLEWAVGSFRLATAGVKDSTQIHTHMCYSSFNELIDTVIDLDADVTSIEAARNGMGVLAALKQSGFHLGVGPGVWDIHSPRVPSQQEVDDLVSAAVNNVDPALLWINPDCGLKTRKWPEVEASLKVLVTAARNARAALV; this is translated from the coding sequence ATGATTTCCGCAACTGTTACTTCTGTGCCACGTATTGGCCCGAACCGTGAATTGAAAAAAGCCCTCGAAGGCTACTGGAATGATTCCACATCGGCTCGTGAACTAGCCACCACCGCTACCCGACTACACAACCAGTACACTGACGCACTGGTTGCCGCCGGTTGTGATTCTTTCCCCACCCTAGGTCGCAGCTACTACGACCAAATTTTGGACCTGTGTTCCATCTTCGATGTCCTACCTGAGCGTGTGCAAAACATCCCTAGCCACCCCAACGATGGGCTTCCGGCTGATATTGATCGCTATTTCGCTACCGCCCGCGGCACCGCTGAGGTGGCAGCATCCGCAATGACCAAGTGGTTCGACACAAACTACCACTACATCGTGCCTGAGCTTTCCCGCGATACCGTGTTTAAAGTTGGTTACGAATACCTGGCGGATATTCGCGAACAGGGTGTGCGCAACCCAGGTCTGCGTCCAGTGTTGATCGGCCCTGTGACTTTCCTTGCATTGTCCAAGAGTATCGATGGATCCGATCTGTTCGATCTTTTGCCCGAACTTACCCAAGCCTATGCGCGCCTGATTTCTCGCCTCGCACGTACAGAAGGCGTGGATTATGTTCAGCTGGATGAGCCGATTCTGGTCACCGACTTTGATCGTTTCAATCTCGTCCGCGAAACCTACACCACCCTCGCTGAGCACGCGAACCTCGTGGTTGCTACCTACTTCGGCTGCGCAAACCGTGCTATCGAGGCACTCAGCGGCACTGGTGTGAAGGGCTTCATCGCTGACCTCGTGACCAGCCCTTCTGAACTACCTGCATGGACTGGTGAGGAATTCCTGCTGGCTGGCGTGGTCGATGGCCGTAACGTGTGGCGCACCGATCTTCACCAGGCCTTAAAGCTCCTCCGCAGCCTTGCTGCCCGTGGGCCTGTGGGCGTGAGCACCTCCTGCTCCTTGCTGCACGTTCCTTATTCCCTAGAGAATGAACAGCTCGACGAGCACCTGCGTTCCCGTCTGGCTTTCGGCGCTGAGAAAATCGCCGAGGTGGCAACACTTGCCCAGGCGCTGAAGGAGGGCACCGACCTGCCGGCGCTCGAAACTGCCACTGATGCAACCGCAACCCGCAGCACACTGGGACGCAACCGCACCCCGCTTGAACGACGTCGTCAAGCCCAGGAAGATTTGGGGCTGCCACCTCTGCCAACCACCACGATCGGCTCCTTCCCTCAAACCCCAGAAATTCGTCGCGCCCGCGCACAACTTGTTCGCGGAGAGATCACCGCTGACGCGTACGACGCGCGCATGCTCGCCGAAATCGAAGACGTCATCGCACGTCAAGAAGCCCTCGGCCTCGATGTGCTGGTGCACGGTGAGCCAGAACGCAACGACATGGTCCAGTACTTCTCGGAACAGCTGGAAGGCTACCACGCCACCAGCAACGGATGGGTGCAATCCTACGGTTCGCGCTGCGTACGCCCACCCATTCTCTTCGGCGATGTATCCCGCCCCGCACCCATGACTGTGCGCTGGTACGAAGCCGCACAAAAACTCACCGACAAACCAGTCAAGGGCATGCTGACCGGACCTGTGACCATGCTTGCGTGGTCGTTCGTGCGCAACGACCAGCCCCTTGCCGTCACCGCCGACCAGGTCGCCGAAGCACTACGTGAAGAAATCTTAGACCTCGAGAAAGCCGGTGCCCGCATCATCCAAGTCGATGAGCCAGCGATCCGCGAACTGCTGCCACTACGCAAGCAGGATCACGCCGAATACCTTGAGTGGGCGGTCGGTTCCTTCCGCCTCGCCACCGCCGGGGTGAAGGATTCCACGCAAATCCACACCCACATGTGCTACTCCTCTTTCAACGAGCTCATCGATACCGTCATCGATCTCGACGCTGACGTCACCAGCATCGAAGCAGCCCGCAACGGCATGGGCGTGCTCGCCGCGTTGAAGCAGTCCGGTTTCCACCTCGGTGTTGGCCCTGGCGTGTGGGACATTCACTCCCCACGTGTGCCATCCCAACAGGAAGTAGATGATCTTGTCAGCGCAGCAGTCAACAACGTTGACCCCGCCTTGTTGTGGATCAACCCTGACTGCGGCCTGAAAACCAGGAAGTGGCCTGAGGTGGAGGCAAGCCTGAAAGTTCTTGTCACCGCCGCACGCAACGCCCGCGCTGCGCTGGTTTAA
- a CDS encoding DUF4253 domain-containing protein, with product MNSHHVKSADSMKKLEHFLSTAGMEFTPIRSEEAPNPDQVLGFFLAPQSGLDQVYDKLLHAYPDTSWWPLQTTGLRGELGRPWLEDELFEPTSEIGSAHEFFDQAIATYLNLDEDDETAQRLAELKFPPLTDALKQEFFTSLNDTVNTQVLLPEWALNDGHAVVVLPVARPADAPALLGWDGAANYDYSGAEISAVLRNWEDRFGALLAILNFDELTVVLPEHNFSTGKKHTIALEHYFFCPDNIEQSGADFPAYVAQVDDTVWSFWWD from the coding sequence ATGAACTCGCACCATGTGAAATCGGCTGATTCGATGAAGAAACTTGAGCACTTCCTATCCACAGCCGGAATGGAATTTACTCCTATTCGTTCGGAAGAAGCCCCGAACCCTGATCAAGTGTTGGGATTTTTTCTCGCACCACAATCGGGCTTGGATCAGGTATATGACAAGCTTTTACATGCTTACCCCGATACTTCTTGGTGGCCACTACAAACCACAGGGCTACGAGGCGAGCTTGGTCGACCGTGGTTAGAAGATGAACTTTTCGAGCCCACGAGTGAAATTGGTTCAGCCCACGAATTTTTTGACCAAGCAATTGCGACATATCTCAACCTTGATGAGGATGACGAAACCGCTCAACGCTTAGCCGAATTGAAGTTCCCACCACTCACAGATGCTTTGAAGCAGGAGTTTTTCACCAGTCTCAATGACACAGTAAACACCCAAGTCTTATTACCCGAGTGGGCACTGAATGACGGGCATGCGGTAGTGGTACTTCCAGTTGCTCGCCCCGCCGACGCTCCTGCGCTTTTAGGATGGGATGGTGCAGCCAATTACGACTATTCGGGCGCTGAGATTAGTGCGGTTCTGCGCAATTGGGAGGATAGATTCGGCGCGCTTTTAGCCATTCTGAATTTTGATGAACTCACTGTAGTTCTCCCCGAACATAATTTCTCAACTGGAAAAAAGCACACCATTGCCCTTGAACACTATTTCTTCTGCCCCGACAATATCGAGCAAAGTGGTGCAGATTTCCCCGCATATGTCGCGCAGGTTGACGATACCGTATGGTCATTTTGGTGGGACTAA
- a CDS encoding DUF1877 family protein, translating to MSRGLFFRLSDDEVGPLLNFLGSGEELVQFVSELEEQYWNFACEVDKAWDPIHCSLNPFEEDEPLGAKGVVSGARCLLDDVQLGWITHLDPAQVKEVHTFLDGLNNEQFTRAYNAMPTDLRNPEYGPQECASALGWLEKLRAFYGLAAQESQHVIFSVAF from the coding sequence ATGTCACGTGGTTTATTTTTTCGTCTCAGCGACGATGAAGTCGGCCCACTGCTCAACTTTTTAGGTTCTGGGGAGGAACTTGTCCAGTTCGTCAGTGAATTGGAGGAGCAGTATTGGAATTTCGCCTGCGAAGTGGATAAGGCTTGGGATCCTATTCACTGTTCGCTCAACCCTTTCGAAGAGGATGAACCGCTCGGCGCAAAGGGAGTAGTGAGTGGGGCGCGCTGCCTGCTTGATGATGTTCAATTGGGCTGGATTACTCACCTAGATCCCGCGCAGGTGAAAGAAGTGCATACTTTCTTAGATGGGCTAAACAATGAGCAATTTACTCGCGCCTATAATGCAATGCCTACTGATCTTCGCAACCCCGAATACGGCCCACAGGAATGTGCGTCTGCGTTGGGTTGGTTGGAAAAATTGCGGGCGTTTTATGGCCTCGCCGCTCAGGAGTCGCAGCACGTGATTTTTAGCGTCGCGTTTTAA
- a CDS encoding CYTH and CHAD domain-containing protein: protein MDIKSQLEVETKFSVDTDIEAPDIAAIKFVQGSKSTEIHTMSAIYFDTEDLRLTRAKITLRHREGGNDPGWHLKLPAEGGRIEMHVPCETRGEIPAELLTPVRSLIRHHELVPVVQIDNDRFETQLLDGTGQTILELCDDHVTSWCFLTGGDHKVWREWETEVTAYAQEQGIADELLRSATQVLVRAGAKKSSIPSKLLSALGGAVDLAPMPSTIHDVDPSSPAGVVLQAVVRNRDKIVRFDPKVRRDEPDAVHQMRVATREMRSHLRTFDGIVIGEKPKALELKLKKLAQILGDVRDLEVIAERFDKLFTLEITGIVTDELKEHLRSKVKEDYEAAFQRAIRALDDDRYLELLDELDDFIAHPEFSEVATLPIPTDFDDKDDKSEKKKDKKRHKDAKNKSKKDKKKDSRPELPPALVLLRKHLDLAYEQMKQRHVQALESAFELDIPLVEREAGFHNMRKSAKKVRYAAEAIGDSAYLDTTKLYKACKELQEVLGEFQDSVTARERLHKYAEAAHRRGEDTFPYGVLFALEHQLGMKALSEYTDAFADVEKAYRKM, encoded by the coding sequence ATGGATATCAAGAGTCAATTAGAAGTAGAAACAAAGTTCAGTGTTGATACAGATATTGAGGCCCCAGATATAGCGGCGATCAAGTTTGTACAGGGGTCAAAGTCGACAGAAATTCACACCATGTCGGCCATTTATTTTGACACCGAAGACCTTCGGTTAACGCGGGCGAAAATTACCTTGCGCCACCGTGAAGGGGGCAACGATCCAGGGTGGCATCTGAAACTCCCCGCTGAGGGTGGGCGTATTGAAATGCACGTGCCGTGCGAAACCCGCGGTGAGATCCCAGCCGAATTGCTCACCCCTGTGCGGTCGCTGATTCGCCACCACGAACTAGTACCCGTGGTTCAGATCGATAATGACCGTTTTGAAACCCAGCTTTTAGACGGCACTGGGCAAACAATTCTGGAATTGTGTGACGATCATGTCACCTCGTGGTGTTTCCTCACCGGTGGGGATCATAAAGTGTGGCGCGAATGGGAAACCGAAGTCACCGCCTACGCCCAGGAACAAGGTATCGCCGACGAATTACTTCGCTCCGCAACCCAGGTGCTGGTTAGAGCAGGGGCAAAGAAATCGTCCATCCCGTCGAAGCTGCTCTCCGCCCTTGGCGGTGCAGTTGATCTTGCCCCAATGCCAAGCACTATCCATGATGTCGACCCCTCCTCTCCCGCCGGTGTTGTGCTTCAGGCCGTGGTGCGTAACCGGGACAAGATCGTACGTTTCGACCCCAAGGTACGTCGCGATGAGCCGGACGCGGTTCACCAAATGCGGGTAGCTACGCGGGAAATGCGCAGTCACCTGCGCACCTTCGATGGCATTGTGATAGGCGAGAAACCAAAGGCTCTCGAACTCAAGCTTAAAAAGCTCGCCCAGATCCTAGGCGATGTTCGGGATCTTGAGGTTATTGCCGAGCGCTTTGACAAACTTTTCACCTTGGAAATCACCGGCATCGTGACCGATGAATTGAAAGAGCACCTGCGCAGCAAAGTCAAGGAGGATTACGAGGCAGCTTTCCAGCGGGCTATTCGCGCACTTGATGACGACCGCTACCTCGAGCTACTCGACGAGCTCGATGATTTCATAGCACATCCTGAGTTTTCCGAGGTCGCCACTCTCCCTATCCCAACCGACTTCGATGATAAGGATGACAAGTCGGAGAAAAAGAAGGACAAGAAGCGCCACAAGGATGCCAAGAACAAGTCCAAGAAGGATAAGAAGAAGGATTCCCGTCCCGAGCTTCCACCGGCATTGGTGCTCCTGCGTAAGCATCTTGATCTCGCCTATGAGCAGATGAAGCAGCGCCACGTTCAGGCATTAGAATCTGCTTTCGAGCTCGATATCCCTCTGGTTGAGCGTGAAGCTGGTTTCCACAACATGCGTAAATCTGCAAAGAAGGTGCGCTATGCGGCAGAAGCAATTGGCGATTCTGCGTACCTTGACACCACCAAACTGTACAAAGCTTGCAAAGAACTGCAGGAGGTGTTGGGTGAGTTCCAAGATAGCGTCACCGCCCGCGAGCGTTTGCACAAATATGCAGAAGCCGCGCACCGAAGAGGCGAAGATACTTTCCCTTATGGTGTGTTGTTCGCCCTTGAGCATCAACTCGGTATGAAGGCGTTAAGTGAATACACGGATGCCTTTGCGGATGTGGAAAAGGCATACCGGAAGATGTAG
- a CDS encoding zinc ribbon domain-containing protein: MKLTPELQDALLELATAERVAATGVAPKESAEKKALATAIAERDRMRSALSAAQMAVDDMELEILRIQEDERKLRRRKDDSTQQLKATSDPELRKDLEKDRYSAKSRIADLMSELAEAHNEIHALRNNADLHRQRLAELETKVTAARNAVEALPEDTTDADRADRINQLRDALPADVIEEYEAQRAENEVGAAMFNGRSCGGCFIVLPPADISLIRRAPKDELPQCPDCGSYLIRKG; encoded by the coding sequence GTGAAACTCACACCTGAACTTCAGGATGCATTGCTCGAACTCGCCACCGCCGAACGTGTTGCAGCCACGGGTGTTGCGCCCAAAGAATCAGCAGAGAAAAAAGCACTCGCCACAGCCATCGCTGAGCGCGACCGCATGCGCAGTGCCCTATCCGCAGCACAGATGGCTGTCGACGACATGGAGTTGGAAATCCTGCGCATCCAGGAGGATGAGCGGAAACTACGACGCCGCAAAGATGATTCCACCCAGCAGCTCAAAGCAACCAGCGACCCTGAGCTGCGCAAAGACTTAGAAAAAGACCGCTATTCGGCAAAGTCACGCATCGCAGATTTGATGAGCGAACTCGCCGAAGCACACAACGAGATTCACGCGCTGCGCAATAACGCGGACCTGCACCGCCAGCGTCTCGCCGAGCTGGAAACCAAGGTCACCGCTGCACGTAACGCAGTGGAGGCACTGCCGGAAGACACCACCGACGCAGACCGCGCTGACCGTATCAACCAGCTGCGCGATGCGTTGCCTGCCGATGTGATCGAGGAATACGAGGCACAGCGCGCCGAAAATGAAGTTGGTGCAGCCATGTTCAACGGACGCTCCTGCGGCGGTTGCTTCATCGTGCTCCCACCTGCGGATATCTCCCTGATTCGCCGTGCGCCGAAAGATGAGTTGCCACAGTGCCCTGACTGCGGCTCCTACCTCATTAGAAAAGGTTAA
- a CDS encoding bifunctional RNase H/acid phosphatase, whose protein sequence is MKVIIEADGGSRGNPGVAGSGTVIYDANNKILREISYIVGEATNNVAEYYGLLNGLAQAKKLGATDVSVRMDSKLVVEQMSGRWKIKHPDMKELALECQKIMRTFNTVEFEWIPRNKNAAADALANKAMDAREQGAEPGFLERDDADTTPAGSSNASDNAAGTAGVEQSSAKTCPTSWNGATSQATRLILLRHGQTPYSAKRLYSGLSDPELTDLGLWQAEQAARRLGEKGGVAAVISSPLRRCTQTAEACARALGVEVVTDSGLVEMDFGDWDGLSFSQAFESDPQLHSQWLKDVHTAPPGGESLVSAHKRIKKCLNELLRTYQGQTIVLVSHVTPIKSILRVALDGNASMVHRMHLDLASMSIAEFYSDGPTCVRLLNDTSHLKVR, encoded by the coding sequence ATGAAGGTCATCATTGAAGCAGATGGGGGTTCCCGCGGAAACCCCGGTGTCGCCGGTTCCGGCACAGTTATTTACGACGCAAACAACAAAATTCTGCGCGAAATCAGCTACATCGTGGGTGAGGCAACAAATAACGTTGCTGAATACTACGGTCTGCTCAATGGTTTAGCCCAAGCGAAAAAGCTCGGCGCAACCGACGTGAGTGTGCGCATGGACTCCAAACTGGTTGTCGAGCAAATGTCAGGGCGGTGGAAAATCAAGCACCCTGACATGAAAGAGCTTGCACTCGAATGCCAAAAAATCATGCGCACATTCAACACGGTGGAGTTTGAGTGGATTCCCCGCAACAAAAACGCCGCCGCCGACGCGCTGGCAAACAAAGCGATGGATGCGCGGGAACAAGGCGCCGAACCCGGCTTCCTTGAGCGTGACGACGCCGACACCACGCCCGCTGGCAGCAGCAACGCATCCGATAACGCGGCAGGTACAGCAGGAGTTGAGCAAAGTTCGGCAAAGACGTGCCCCACCAGCTGGAATGGGGCGACAAGCCAAGCAACGCGCCTAATTTTGCTCAGGCATGGGCAAACACCCTATTCCGCAAAACGCCTCTACAGTGGGCTCAGCGACCCCGAACTGACCGACCTTGGGCTGTGGCAAGCTGAGCAAGCAGCCCGCCGTCTTGGGGAAAAAGGTGGGGTAGCAGCAGTTATCTCCTCCCCACTGCGCCGCTGTACCCAAACAGCCGAGGCGTGTGCACGCGCCCTAGGGGTTGAAGTAGTAACTGATTCTGGTTTGGTGGAAATGGACTTCGGCGACTGGGATGGGCTGAGCTTTAGCCAAGCATTTGAATCCGACCCGCAGCTGCACTCCCAATGGCTCAAAGACGTGCACACGGCTCCACCAGGTGGGGAATCACTGGTGAGCGCCCACAAACGGATTAAGAAGTGCCTCAATGAGCTTTTGCGCACCTATCAGGGCCAAACAATTGTGCTTGTCAGCCACGTCACCCCTATCAAGTCGATCCTCCGAGTGGCTTTGGACGGCAACGCAAGCATGGTGCACCGCATGCACCTTGACCTCGCGTCAATGAGCATTGCCGAGTTCTATTCCGACGGGCCTACCTGCGTGCGATTGCTCAATGATACTTCTCACCTGAAAGTGCGGTAA
- a CDS encoding glutamine synthetase family protein, whose translation MDSQQEYVLRTIEERDIRVVRLWFTDILGSLKSVAVAPAELESAFSEGIGFDGSAIEGFSRISESDTIAMPDPSTFQLLPVDHDDSPQQSARMFCDIMNPDGHASYSDPRQVLRRQVQDAADEGFTCMVSPEIEFFLVEDLQTGGQQPKPTDNGGYFDQASYNIAPHFRRDAMLALEDMGIPVEFSHHETAPGQQEIDLRHADALTMADHVMTFRYLMKLIAQRNGVGATFMPKPFQDFAGSAMHTHMSLFEGDLNAFHDPDDEFSLSRTAKQFVAGILTHANEISAITNQWTNSYKRILFGNEAPTCATWGVSNRSAMVRVPTYRLAKEQSRRVEVRSPDSACNPYLALAVLLGAGLKGIRGGYELPDPAEDDIASLTRRERRALGYTDLPGSLDQALREMEKSEFVAEILGEHVFEFFLRNKWREWHDYQQQITSWELQNNLNF comes from the coding sequence ATGGATTCACAACAGGAATATGTGCTGCGCACCATCGAAGAGCGAGACATTCGAGTAGTCCGCCTTTGGTTTACCGATATCCTCGGCTCGCTGAAGTCCGTTGCTGTCGCCCCCGCTGAGCTCGAATCAGCATTCAGCGAAGGCATCGGCTTCGACGGCTCCGCAATCGAAGGGTTCTCCCGCATCTCAGAATCCGACACCATCGCCATGCCCGACCCCTCCACATTCCAACTACTGCCGGTTGATCACGACGATTCCCCACAGCAGTCCGCGCGCATGTTCTGCGACATCATGAATCCCGACGGGCATGCCTCTTATTCCGACCCACGGCAAGTGCTGCGCCGCCAAGTGCAAGACGCCGCTGATGAAGGATTCACCTGCATGGTGTCGCCCGAAATCGAATTCTTCCTCGTCGAAGACCTCCAAACCGGCGGGCAACAGCCCAAACCCACCGATAATGGCGGCTACTTTGACCAAGCCAGTTACAACATCGCCCCACATTTCCGCCGCGATGCGATGCTCGCACTGGAAGACATGGGCATTCCTGTGGAGTTTTCCCACCATGAAACAGCTCCCGGCCAGCAAGAAATCGACCTTCGCCATGCCGATGCTCTCACCATGGCCGACCATGTGATGACTTTCCGTTATCTGATGAAACTCATCGCGCAGCGCAACGGTGTGGGGGCAACGTTTATGCCCAAACCTTTCCAAGACTTCGCCGGCTCAGCGATGCACACCCACATGTCGCTGTTTGAGGGTGATCTCAACGCCTTCCACGACCCCGACGATGAGTTCAGCCTTTCCCGCACTGCTAAACAGTTTGTTGCGGGTATCTTGACCCACGCTAATGAAATCTCCGCTATCACCAATCAGTGGACGAATTCGTACAAGCGCATCCTTTTTGGCAACGAAGCACCCACCTGCGCAACGTGGGGTGTGTCTAACCGTTCTGCCATGGTTCGTGTGCCCACCTATCGTCTGGCGAAGGAGCAGTCGCGCCGGGTTGAGGTGCGTTCGCCGGATTCGGCGTGTAATCCTTATCTCGCGTTGGCTGTGTTGTTGGGGGCTGGGTTGAAGGGGATTCGGGGTGGCTATGAGCTGCCTGATCCTGCTGAGGATGATATTGCTTCGCTGACTCGTCGGGAGCGTCGCGCTTTGGGTTACACGGACTTGCCGGGTTCGTTGGATCAGGCGTTGCGGGAGATGGAGAAGTCGGAGTTTGTTGCGGAGATTTTAGGCGAGCATGTTTTTGAGTTTTTCTTACGCAATAAGTGGCGGGAGTGGCATGATTATCAGCAGCAGATTACAAGCTGGGAGCTGCAGAATAATCTGAATTTTTAG